A window of Agelaius phoeniceus isolate bAgePho1 chromosome 9, bAgePho1.hap1, whole genome shotgun sequence genomic DNA:
CTCTGCTGTCTGCTtatgctcctggagctcttgctGTTTGTTGTAGCTGTTCTTTGCCATCCATAAGCCCCTGCTGGGCACCCACCTCCTTTATCTTGGTATCAGCAGGCTCCCATCAGctctctaggaaaaaaaaacccctatgcATTCTAAGATGGTGTGTCAAAGCTGAGTGCAGCTTCCAGCTTTGGAAGAGCAGGTTGTTATTGAGTATACCAGTGGTATTTGGGTTATGGGAAAACCAAGCCCATACAAGGAGGGGGCCCCTGAGAGTTAAGCATGGCCTGTCCCTGTGGTGGGACTGTCCTGACCTGGCTCCTGAGCCAGTGGCTGGCAGAAATGCTGTAGTCTGCTAATGATTATTTCCAACACGTTTCTTGGCTCAGCTCCTACATGATGCAGTGACCAGAGCTCCTGTCCAGCCCTTGCTctgcaccctgccagggaatGTCCTTGCCTAGTGTGGCCATGCTCACCTTCTGAAACAACTTATCGTCAGGGGTAGGCGTGTTGACCGTGCGCCGGTGGCTCCTGAACCGCTGATCCTGGGACTTGTCATAGGGGTAATTTGCCACCACTGCTCCACCGTGCAGATTGGCTGAGAGCACAAAGTTGTAGCTGCTGATCCACTGGATCACAGCCAATGTCTCTGGCTCCACCTGTaaggagaagagagaaggagacagggagaagagaccactgtgccagctgctgctccatgcCAGGCTGAGGTGTGATTGACCATGTCAGACCCTGTCCTGCAATGTGTCTGCTACAGCTCTTGCAGCTTCCTTTGTTCTCCACCAACTGCCCTGATACACAAAGCAGCTCCCCCAGCTAAACCCCAAAACCTGAGGCACAGGTGTTAGCCAGTATGTGCCacctcctctgccctgtgcaTTGCAGCCTGCTCTCCCAAGCTGGTTGTGATGTCAGCCTCTCCTGGCAGAGGGGCAAGATGTGATATGGGACCAGACTGCATCGTTTCTCTGCAGGCAGAAGGCTCAGAGAAGGAAACAAGCACTGTTCAAGCCAAAGGGCAGTGTATTTGCTCGCATGCTGAGACACTCTAAGAGGATGCTGTAGCCCTCACGGTATCCCAGACTGGTACCTGGCTTTTCCAGTTGTCAGGCAGTGGGATGTGGTGATTTGGCCCACTGATTTCCCTGCTGTAGTACATGAGTGTGTTGAGGTCAGGGAAGTTGCGGTTCAAGTCCACTCCATTGGCATTGTTCCTCCCTGTCAAGTACCCGTTGCTGTCTGGGCCCTGTGGGGTAAAGATGCATCATAGGGGTGAGTCCAGGTTGGGTGCAGTCACGTTGGGCATCAGAGAAGCAGAGAATGGCCACTGTAAAAGCACTTCAATGTCTACGAGTTACAACATGTGTTATTGCTGGCAGGGCAATAAAGAGTATTGGCACTGACAGGAAAAATCAATAacagtattttcatttttcagggtGACAGAGTAAGCCACAAGACAAATAAACAATTTACTTTAGCTGAAAGAGCCACAAATATCTCCCTGAAGTCTAGAAGCACAAAGAaatgggtgattttttttcaggaggACTCGGGGCCTTATTTCCACCCCCCATCTCTCATGTCTCTGCATGCTTATGACAGTGGCATTCAGCTGTCACTTTCCCAGTCTAGGGCAGGGGATTTGCAGTGACCCTTCTGTGACAAATAACTTCTAAGGAGAGTAATAGGAAGTCTTCTCCATCATCTACCAAGGTCACCTGTAACAGGACACATAGCACAAGCTCTCAATAAGGAGGTGACAAGCAGCAACAGCAGTTGACAGGGACAAATTTGGCAAAGCATGAAAAGAAAGGATCCCCCCTTCCTTCTAGCTGCAGTGAAGAGGATCCCAAAGGGATTTGAAGGGCTTTCTGCCCCTACCCTGGAGGAGGTGATCACTGCCTGGTACCTGCTTGGCAGCCACTTCGTACCCGTCGGGGTTCATGGAGGGCATGATGTGGATGCGCGTGTCGTGGATGAGGTGCGTGATCCGCTCGTTGCCCCGGCGGTACTCCTCACACAGGAActctgagagctgcagcagcagctcacggCCCAGCACCTCGTTCCCATGCATGTTCCCAACATACTTGAACTCTGGCTCCACtggagagagcaagagagcgacaccatcagccagggctgggacgGGGGGAAGAGCAAATGCCTACcacagggagccccaggcaAGCCCAAGGGACACTCAATAAATGGTCTAAAATGACCCTTCCCCTTGGAAAATGCAAACCTCAGCGAGGGAgagttgtcatcttattgcaaaggttccataacttctcagtgatttctcacaggcagctcctcacagcactgaccccctcttcttcacagcacagcctacaaactccaactctcttCTCACCCaactaacccactcttttgtagcactcttcttattggacacagctgtggcctattaagggcaggcctgttcctaatctttggggattagtacagctgcaactcctcaggtgtgagattaccttctgcactatcttaattttcttacattctatccccccacAAGGGAGAGTGGCACAGTTCTCATATGGGCTCCACTGCATTTTGCACAGCACTCTGAGAGCAGCTCAGACTCTCCTCCAGGTTGCTTTGGGCCTTTGGAGCACACAGGAAGAGTATTTGCTGGTGGTTTGGTCTTAGGTTGGTGAAAGGCAGCACAAAAGGACCAGGGAGCACTGGCAGGATTGCCCCAGGCTGCCAGGGCCTCAGAGCTGGGGTAGGTGGCAGTGGAGGGGACAGACTGCCACCTCTGCTCTTCTACATttgctctcagtgctcctcaCCAGAATGgtccattcccagctctgcatctCTCCTTCCCCTTTACCTGCCTCCAATATCAAGGTTAAAGCCCTCCTCACCCTCAAGGGAAAAGAGCCTGGAGaagccctcagcagctgagctgaATATGGATCAAACTGTCCCTCAGGCAGCTCCAGTATGACCAAAAAGGTCTCTTGCCACTGGCTTTTCTAAAATAAGGTCTCAAAATACAGACTTGGAGACCACAGGCAGACAGTGCCTGGAACAGGACTTGCTGCTTTGCTGAAGGAGAGGCAGGACATGTGAGGGACAGGTTGTGCTTTCCCAGAGGCCTTTTAAAGCAGTTACTTGtgggaaaataaaatgtcacattGCAGGCTGGAGCCAGCATTGGTAGAATGAAAGACAACAGGGGAATTAAGTTAAAAAGGGAGCCTGGCTGTCACATGAAagactcaggaaaaaaaaagtgttgttACAAATCCTGGCTTGCCGGATCTTGAGACTCCTATTGCACTGTGAGCTTTCTGGACACCAGCAGGGATCAGACTTGCAGTGGCAgagtgcagccctgctgccaggtaTGATGTCTATCAGGATCCTGGGGTAAAAGGCATCACATCCCCAGattgtgagctgctgcttgcaAAAGCCCCTGTGCCTTTgctgcataaaaaaaaaaaaaggtctaaTTCAAGCTAAAGATTTtgcttttccatgttttttgaTTGCTGTGTCTCAGTGCAAGACACCAGAGGTGAGCAACATATTTTGATCTTATTAGATTTCAGGGACATAAGAAGTGATTTAGTTAGATAATCCAGCtatagaaaatacagaaaaatcttGGGCATATGtgcagcctttaaaaaaaaaaaaaggtttcagCAAGGATTCTCTGCTTTGTTGAGTCTGCAGCAGGATTTGTCAGCCTTTTACAGTATGCAAACGCCTAAACTTTATGTATATGGGCACACAAACTCTAATTACTGCATGTAAACCCATTGACTCTGAGCCTGCTTTTCAGAGTTACTTTTCATGTCCTTCAAGGAAATCCACagttttccaaatttcacatgCTACTCAAGCTGAAAGTGCCAGCCTGACAGTGGCCCATGCTACAAGCAGGGCCACATGTTCATGCTgcctgcctgggacaggggggatCTGAGTCCTCTCCTACAGCCTTTCCATCTGCTTTCATGTGGTTCTGCAAGTCTAAAATCCAGTGGTGCACTGCCAGTGCCCTTTGCTCACTCTGTGCTTTGAATCAGCCCTTGATACACTGTGGAGGAACCCCAGATGCCCTCAGTGCTACGCAGGTTTCCCAGTGCTGAACAGGGCTGTCACAGGGGTAGTCAAGGTGGGAAGCCTCCCATCCTACCTCCTGGCACCCCTGAAAATGATACTATGGGCACAGGATGGGAGTAGTATGCCCCCAGAGCAGTGCTGCCAGACATGGGGTgctgtggggtttgtgggggCTGCTCCTCGGAGGGGGGCACAGGTTCTGCacacccctgcagccctgctggcagtgtTCCACGTGACTAGGCTGCCTGCACTTATCAGCCCCTGCGTTTAATCACATCAGCCAGGACCTGAAAAGGCAAAAGATCCTGCAGAAAGCTCTGTCCTTAcctgcagctcagggacacAAGGCAGCCCTGTGTGCAGCCCCCCAGcctggagaggcagctgctctccTCACCCCCCCGGGACACCTGGCTGCCAGCAAGGTCTGGCTCGGCAGCATCTCCAagctgctcaggcagcagctcacGGGGCCATCGCTGCCAAGGTTCCACAGGGCCACGTGGCAGCAGGTGGCGATTCCCGAGACCAGCCTGACACTGGGGCTGCACTGCCCACGGGGCTGCGAGCGCTGTAGAGGCCCGAAGCCCTCTCTGCTGGGGTCCCCGCTCGCTGTCCTCCTGGTTTTGCCGTCTGCAGGAGGAAGGGCCGAACACTTTCTGTCCTGTCACtacccagcagcacagggcagagggtgGATGCTGCTCTCCTCGCCTGGAACAACACTGTTTTGGGAGGGAGAGCGTGGTAAGGCAGGCGGCGTGCTGGGATGGACTCGCCTGCGTTCTCGCATTAGCTTGAGCTGAAAACTCAGAGCTCCGTCCAAAGTACGCGCCTGGGCCACGCTGCAGCTCACGCAGGCACGGTGCACGGCACGGTGCATGTGTgcgggccgggcgggcgcgCCCCTGGGCCGGCTGCGGGGTCCCTGCCGGAGACCGTGCCGCCTGgcacctgggcactgccaggagtCCTGCCTAGAAAGGGAGCTACCCTCCACCCAGCAGTGCCGCGTGGCAGGGAGCGTGCCAACTCCTCTCGGGGCCGCTGACCCCTTCCCCCCGTACTCACGGGGCTCGTGGATGCCCGGGTAGTCGCTGAACTCCAGCACGTAGAGGTGCCGGCCCTCGACGCTGCGGCCGATGCTGTAGATGCGGGTGACGTAGGGGCACTGGCTCTGCACGCGGAACAGGGCCTGCACCAGCTCCTCGTAGCGATGGTGGAGGAAGCTGAGGGCGGCCGCCCCCtcgagcaggagcagggctcccACGAGGGGCCGCAGCCACCGCGCCATCCTCCCGCGGCGCCGGGCGCCCGGACCAGCTCCCAGCCTCGGCTCCCTCCCCGCCGGGAGCTTAAAGTGCAAACTCCAACCAGCTCTTTCCAGCTGCCGAGTGCCAGCCCCCTGCACCTGCGagcggggggcggcgggagcggggcgcGCCGGGGCCCCGCGGCGCAGGAATGctccccccgcccgccccgccggcccccggcgAGCCCGCTCTCCTCCGGCGGAGAAGTTTCCCCCCGCTCCAGCTCACTTATTAACTGGACAGCAAACAGGGCCCCGCAGCCACTGGCTGTCACCGCAGAAGAAGCGCAGGGCTGGAAAACTGGCTGCGGAGGGCGTCGGGGCTGCCAAGCGCTCGgggagcggcgggcgggggaaaggagaggagagggggccggcgggcggggggctctgctgtgcccgtCACCCTCCCGTGGGGCAGGAGCCCAGGGGGATGGGGATAGCGCcggggcggccgcgctgcccgcACGATCCCCGCAGCCCTGCCCGGCGCGGGCAGCTCCCTCCGCTCCTCCCCGCAGTCCGGACCCGGCTCCGCGCCGCgcctcctctcctgccccatCTCCTGGGGAAACGGAGGCACCACCGCGGGTCAGTCGGCCCCTCTGCCCGGCCCTGCTCACCCGGCGGTCCCATTGCTCCCGGGATAAACAGAGGCAGGGACTGCATGGCCCTTGCCACAGCTGGCTGCCCGAACTGCCGAGCTGGGACGGTGCAGGGGGAGGGAAGAGCAGAGTGGGATGTAACGCAGGAGTTGTCTGCTGATCAGGAACCATCACGGAGAGCTCCGCTCGAACAGTCTGCTATCACCCCGCCCTGCTCTGGGAGGGGGCATGAGAAAGAGCTCTGacaggtgctgggcagggggacaTTGCTTAACTGCATATAGACAAATGAAAATGTCCTGCTGTCTGCTAACAAAGGATTACAAACTGTTTCTGGATATAGGGGAAGCTGGTTCCTCTCCACCCCTCTGCCATGCTTATCCCAGTGGGCAGCAGCAGACACCTCATGGACCCTGCTCTCTGCCCACTGCCAGAGGCAGCCTTGCTTTGCAGTCTTGCCCCTCAAGGCTAAAACTCCAGCAGCCTAGTGGCTCTGACAGAGGTACTTACTAGAACAACCCCGACACAGAGACCAAACATGAACACAAACATCTGAAAAATTTACTATCATGGCTGGACAGTCCAAGAGAAAGGCCCCCTTGGGTAACATGAGGATGCTATTCTGCTATATCCAGGCCATGCTAGAGAGGAGCTCCTCGGGCCGCTAGTAATGGGCTGCCCGGGATACTCAGTGCCATGCCAAACATTTGCTTTCCCTTCAGATCCCTTTGAGGTGGATCTGTGCTGCCTTGCTCTAATTTCTGTCAAGGCTTGCTTCACCCAGCAAAGCATTCTTTCCCAATGCTTTTGTACCTGTTCTCCACATCTGCTTGGGCTGCTGTCTTTCTACCTCAGTTTCCAGGAAGACCATTGGTAAAACTAAGGAGTCCCTGTTTATAGCCTCTAGCTGCTGTTGATAGCCTCTGGTGCAGACAGTACAGGCTGGTGGTCAAGGCACATGGATTGCCTGCTTATGACTTGGCTTACTCAGACTTTCCCATATTCAACATTTTTCTGCCCCAGCACCATCATAGTGATAATTTCTCTTCTTGATCCTCTGCTTTCCTGGTCTTCTGCCCCACCTGCACAGTTCCCTCTTAACCCCTGTTTTTGAAAAAATACCCTTTTGAAGacatgaagagaaaaaggaaaatattaaacatACATAGAGATAGCAGTAACCATATTAATACTTTCTCCCGGGTAAGCCCCATCCCCCCATCCCTGCTTGTCAGCCAGTCTGAAAGCACCACACGTtcaggagcaggaatggcaTTGCACCCATCTGTGGCTAGCTAACAAGAGTCAGTGCTGGAGGTGATAGCTTCTCCCAGCACATGCCAGAAACCAAGGTAAAGTAGCTGAAGCTGTGGCATGGAGAGCATGGGTATGGTAGGACAGTTCTTGTCTCTGCAGCAAGACATGTCTGGTGGTATTTTGCAAAGCTGGCAGCCCACAACAGCAGTGGGAAATGCCTTCACCTCCTtcacatccctgctcccagggctgctgggttCCCGTGgagctgctctttccccagGCTTCAGCAATGAAGGCCATGTGAAAGAGTCATGGGCAGGCTTCCAGCACTACCCAGTGTTACTTGGCAGCCAGAGAGTGCTAGGCAGGGCTATAGTAAAATAGTGCAAGCCCCATGTTTGGCCAGTTTCaccctcccctttcccttcctaGGCTGCTTTCAGTAGCCTGGGACAGTAGTGGCAGAGTTGGAACTGCAGTGCTGCCAAGGGACATATGAGGAAAACTCTCACTTTCCTATGGAGGCAAGCAACACTGATATGAGAACCAACAGTAAAATAGAAATGCCAGAGCATTAGAGCCTAAAAAGGAGCCATGGGCAAAATCTCATGTGAGTGGAGAACACATCTCACACACTACTAGGTCTGGAGAGTTGGTTAGTGTTATCCATAGCACAGGGATGGAGGCAGCCTGTCATCAGGCGGCAGGCTTAAAGCATacaaaaggaaagagttttGCACAAAAGACACCCTGAAATTACATCATCAAAGCTGAAAGTTAAATGAGTGCAAAAGAGGATAAGATGAATTCATAGAGAACAGAGTCAGAGTTATCAGATTTTGAGGTAATCATTTGATCACAAATTTCCTAAGCCCCTGATGCGTAGAAGAAAAGGATTGTGCTGTTTCCCTAACTATCCCTCTAAATCCTTGCTCACCACACAGCTGGAGATGAGTGCCAATGCCCTGCCTATTTGATCTGACCTAGCATGGCTTTACATATTCTAGGAAAATGACAATAATAAATTTTGACATATTTGAAAACACCGATGAAAGCAGAAGCAAACAATAGATGACATTAGGACTTAGAAACAGTGAAGGAAGTAAATAAAAACTTCAGTTGGAAAATACGGCTGATACATCTGGGATGGATCATACActcccccaccccccacccAGATGTTCAAAAATGGAGAGACCTTGAGGCAGTGGGAGAAAGAAGGGAGAAGGAATGCTCTGTGCCACTGAGGTGAGAGTGAGAGGAATGTGAATGCAAGGCCTGTCTCCCCACCCTTGCATTGCTggtgggcacaggcagcaaggAGCTGATTCTGCTGGAACTGATTGTGGAAAGACTGCATCTGCTGGGTTCACTTTAGTTCTGGCCATATTGTTAACAGAGGAAGATTGGAAAATTTGAGGAAAGTTCAAGCTAATAGCCATAAGAATGAGCAAACTGTGGGGAGTTcttgctgaaagaaaaaaaaacaactgtgaCAAGCATTGTTTGccttggcagagctgtggctgtggctgcacagggacACACGCAGCCCTGTGAGCAAGGGGCACAGGCCCACTGTCCTTCACCTGTTAGGGGGGTGGAAAGGtgggctgcagtgccagcacgATGCCAGTGGGGCTGcctgcaggagggagagggaaaatgagaaCAGAGGACTGCTTCTGTCCAGTTCACAGCTTGGGAGAACAAACTGCTTTGAGGAGGTCAGGATGAAGCTAAGGCAAAGAAAGATGTGGTTTGGGCAGTAGCAGCCTTCCCAGGAGTGAGGCAACCTATGTGAGGTGCCCAGAGCCTGGGAAAGACCACAGTGCATTTCTCTACCAGGAGGGGATGCTACCCATCCACTGGGACCTTCAGAGCTGGCCTAGGAGAGCATCAGGGAACTGGCAAGAGAGGAAATCACATCTCAGGACTTTTCCATGTTTAGTGCCAGAAGCTCCATTCCACTACTGGCAAACTCCCATCTTCTGGAAAACAGCATGAAAACTTTTCTGGCGTCAGTTCAGAAGTCTTTATTATGATAAGCATACAGAGGCTTGTGTGTGCATCAAAACAAAGATCCATTTCTTCAGGGTTGGGccacagaaagaaaacacatgGCCTGGGTGGCAGGGACTACTGTCCTCAGTGTGCTCTCCCCAGTCCCTCCTGAACAGGCTCTTGAGCCTGCGTCaaagctgccagccctgcagagcctgcacatcctgcctggcacagagcaTGGGAAGAATTGGGGTGGAGAATGAAGGGGCACACATCCGGCCCAGAACTGCTCTGGGAGAAACTGGAAAGCCCTGGCCAGTGCCAACACTTCAAATCAGCCTTCCAGTGCAGAGGTGATGGCCCCACTTCTGAGAGCTTTCTTCCAAGTGGAGGCCCCGCTGTGCTTTGCTGTAGGGCTGGAGGAATCTGCTGTAGCCTGTGCACAGAGGAGAAGCAACTTTATCTAAGGTACTTAGAGCCTGTGGTGGGGAGCAGTTTTCCTGCAAGAGGTGAGGGTGCTGCAGGTACCTGGGCTCTCTCTTCTGACAAGTTCCAATAGCTTTGCCCCACATTTGACACTCAGCTGAACATGGCAGGGCTCACAGAGGTCATCAGTCCCAGCGAGACCAGGCTGCTCTTGCACCCTGCAAGGCTATCAACTCCCTCTGCAAGGAACCTCCCCAAAAATGGACCAATCAACATTTGAACCCAAACCAGAGATGCTCATCCCACCTTGCTGCAGCACATCTGAGCTTCCTgggagcccaggagagctctCTCTTCAGGAGAGACCAAGGTCTGGAGTcttggcagcacagagctgaatAGTGAGTAAATACGTGATAGACAGAACATGTGATGTTAAAAGATGCTTTACccaggaaaattaaaatggtAAAGCAGGAAGTGTCTAGAAATTAAAGCCAGAAGCTATCAAATTAGAAATAAGGCACAGATAATTATCACTGAGGCAGATCAACTGTATTAACATGAGAAATGGTACGTTATTACTGGCATATTGGAAACTCCCTCCACTATCATTAATGGTCTTCATGTACATGTTGGGTGGCTCTGGAACACACATTTGAGTTGAATACAGCTAGATCAGATGcaacacagaagcaaaaaaatgaATGTTCATAAACTTGAGCTCTTTGACCAAAGATTTTGAGTAGCCTCCATGAATAAAGTCCTGCAATAACAGAAGAAATATAGAGAAAACAATCATAGGCAGTTCTGTGAATGTTCACTACCAGGGAGTGACATGCAATGGTCTTGCCCTGACACGATGCCTTCAGTCAATCAATTCCTGAAGCCTCAGGCTGCTCAACTGGCATGTTGTCACCTCAGAAGTTCTTATCCTGGAGAGACTGATTTATGAATGGGGTCTAAAAGTCATAAGGTTTAAAGGTTTAAAGGTTTAAATTTTGCATTTATCTTAGTTTGGGCCCTTTTGGTTGCACTCAAGTCATGTTTAAagcttaaaaaaccccaaaactcaaaccaaaaagTGAGATAATTAAGACAGCAGGAGCAAGTGAAGATGTCAGCTGCTCATCTGGCTCCAGAATCAGGAGCTAACAGTATTAATACTATGGGACTTGCAATGAAGATACAAAACATTGTAAAAGCTCTTCTCCCAGATATTTGACATTTTCCTTTAACATAAATCCTTAGCAGGGACAAGAAGACCAGACTGGAACAAGCTTTCTTTCCACACCAACTTCCACATGAAGTTTTTGCATCAATTTCTGACATGTCCTAATGGATCTGCCAGTTCTCATCACGGACACAACTGAGCAGCTGCCAGATCCCCAAGGAGGTCTCAGGAGAGGTAGTGCCACCCTGCAGGTTTCCATGCTGTTCCCGGGAAGGACAGATGCACCAGCTCACCTGGGGAGCTTCTccatggctctgctctgctaCAAGGGCTCCATATGCAAGGAAGGTGGCATGTgatgggctgtgctgcagatgAGGCTGTCtgggcagcagaagcagctctgaTCACACGTTTCTCCTGAATGCCTTCCAGCCAAAACCTGCTGCTCATCTCTCATCTACCTGTCTTTGCTGCAAACAGCAGAAGGGAGGCTGCATCCCTAGCTGAATTCCGACATCGCAGAGTATTTGCAGATAAACAAAAACTGGTCAGCGGACTCACTGCTGGTGAAAGGTCATTTGCAGATCGAACTGGATAATCTGCTTGGGGCAATATTCTTTGAATAATATGTGTTTCAGTGGAGccacacagaaggaaaaatggcTCATATTGAGAGACAGTGATGTAGGATGTGAGACGGAGGCTGTTCTGAAATATCatggctgggaaaaaagaccAAATTGCAACAGTTCAGCTGGACTCAAAAGCCTAGAAACTTTCTGTTAAGTGAACAGACCTGGACCAGAGATATATGAATGGATAACATAAGGCATAGATCAAAACCAGATATGTACACTATTAGTGACTCAACTACCTGCTGAAAACTTTGGTGTCCAAGTTTCAGAAAGATGTACAACTTTTAAAAGAAGTGGAGTCGAGAGCTGCAAGTGAGGTCAGCAGAGACCACTTTACAGATTGAAGACCAGTCTATTTTAATATGATATAATGACAACTTGCAAGCACCACCGAAGAAAAAGGGATTTTAATAGCAGAGTTACTCAGTCTTTTGGAAATGGGCAGAACAAGATCCAACAGAAGCTGAAGCCACCTAATTCAGAGCAAAAATAAGACACAGGTTTTTGGAAGAACAATGATCTGCCCAAAGACCTTAGGACAGGGTACATTTTTCCCTTACCTTTAGGTCCTTCAATATATTAGGGCTTCTACTTCCAGGCATGAAGTAGAAATAACTGGGTGACATTTTCCGGCCTGGACTATGCCgagggacagactgggagagctctgtgtctgtgcttgCCTGAAGGAGAAGGCATTGCTGGGGTTGCACATCCTGACCCCTCCACACTGCCTGCACCTCTGCTTGGGGAAGGAGGTGTGTCTTTGCTATGCCTTCCTCTCTGCAATATCTGCTTTCTTCTTGCCTCCGCAAGGGCATTAGGAGAAGAGATTTCTGAGATTTTGTGGGAGGTAGACAGGCACCAGTGGTTTCTGAGTGTTTCTTAAAAAATGAATTTCTGACTtacctctctttttttttggaccaagaaatggaaaaatggaagAAAGTGATTCATAAACTCAATCAGTGGCATCGTCCTAGTTGTGTGGGCTGCAGTATGTGCACTCACAAGCCCTGGGTCTTGTGGCCATGGGATAAGCCTGTGCTatgaggaaaggaaaggcaaatCTTCACTAATTTTGCTGGTGGAAAGAGTGGTTCTATCTGTGCATTCTCATGCTGGTTAACTACTGCCAGCTGCCTACAGGAACATTAACTACTAAACACTTTCCCTAGATTGGAGGGTGCTGTGT
This region includes:
- the CPN1 gene encoding carboxypeptidase N catalytic chain; protein product: MARWLRPLVGALLLLEGAAALSFLHHRYEELVQALFRVQSQCPYVTRIYSIGRSVEGRHLYVLEFSDYPGIHEPLEPEFKYVGNMHGNEVLGRELLLQLSEFLCEEYRRGNERITHLIHDTRIHIMPSMNPDGYEVAAKQGPDSNGYLTGRNNANGVDLNRNFPDLNTLMYYSREISGPNHHIPLPDNWKSQVEPETLAVIQWISSYNFVLSANLHGGAVVANYPYDKSQDQRFRSHRRTVNTPTPDDKLFQKLAKTYSYAHSWMHRGWNCGDYFADGITNGASWYSLSKGMQDFNYLYTNCFEITLELSCNKFPPEEDLERQWMANREALVAFIEEVHQGIKGMVSDENNNGIAGAVISVQGISHDITSGDMGDYFRLLLPGTYTVTASAEGYQPLTVTTTVGPAAPSLVHFQLKQEAVRKPAERKASGTRMNNKALQKKVVPRATRRGTQR